The following DNA comes from Methanothrix sp..
TAGAGCATTGATATGTGAGAATCATGGGCGTTGATTTGGGGAGCTGCTGGATAGAAGAAGATAGAGATCCGTGATCTCTCCGGCCGGTGGGTAGCAATAGATGCCTTCAATACCCTCTATCAGTTCTTATCATCATCCGGCAGAGGACGGCACCCCTCTCATGGACCGCCAAGGAAATGTGACCTCTCATCTACTGCAGGCCGCTGTACCGCACCGCCAACCTGATTGAGGCCGGGGTGAAGCTGGCATTCGTCTTCGATGGCGAGCCCTAAGCTTCAAGGCACAGACTCTGGCTTGGGATCGGAGGGCAGGGATAAAGCGGCCTCAGCCTGGGAGGAGGCTCAGTCAGGAGAGGATGGATTCAAATATGCTCAGGCCGCCTCAGGATCAATTCGAGGTAATCGATGACGGGAGAAGGCTCATCCAGGCCATGGGGCTGCCGGTCATCAAAGCTCCTTCCGAGGGAGAGGCCCAGGCCGCTTATATGGCCGCCCGGGGCGATGTGGATTATGCCGGCAGCCAGGACTAGACTCCCTCCTCTTCGGCGCCCCCTGGTGGTGCGCAACCCTGCCATCACCGGCAAGAGGAAGCTGCCTAAGAAAAATGTCTTCGTGGATGTGCAGCCGGAGGTGATCGATCTGAAGGAGGGGCTGGCCAATCTTGGAATAACCCATAAGCAACTGGTGGAGATCGGCATTATGTGCGGCACCGACTACAATGCCGGCCTGGAGAGGGTGGGGCCCAAGACCGCTCTGAAGCTCATCCGGAGAGGGAGATTTGGAGAGCATCCTCCCTGGAAAGGGAGGGAGAGCATGGCTGAGCTGGGGAGATCAGGGAATTCTTCCTCTCGCCCCGGTCACAGACAGTATGAGATCGCCTGAGAAGGCCCAGAGTGGATGAGATCGCATCCTTTTTGGTGGAGGAGAGGGACTTCGACCACGAAAGGGGGGAAGACCGCCAGAAGGCTGGAGGAGGTCTACAGAAGTGGACAGAGCACCCTCGATCGCTGGTTCTAGCGGAGCGATCGCGATCGGAGGTGACAGCGAGCTGGGATACGGGCTGGATCTAAAGAGGGCGATCGAGCTGATCAAGAGGTCTCAAGCCAGGAGGGTGGGCCTGCAGGCTCCTGAGGGGCTGAAGAGGGCTCTGCCCAAGGCCGCCTCCCGGATCGCAGAGGAGACGGGAGCAGAGGTGCTCATCTCCGCAGACCCCTGCTACGGGGCCTGCGACGTGGACATGAGGCTCTGCCAGGAGGTGGAGCTGCTCTTCCATCTGGGTCATGCAGGCCTGGGAGAGGAGCCGGAGGGTCGTCTTCCTGGAGGCGAGAATGAATGAGGATCTTGGAGAGGTGGCAGAGAAGGCGGTCGCCCAGCTCAGGTCAAGGCATGTGGGCGTCGCCAGCACCGTTCAGCATATCCACAGGCTGGATTCTGCTTTGCAGGCTTTGGCCGGAGCACGGAATAGAGGGCATGTGGGCCCAGCATCAGGAAGGATCAGGTATCCCGGCCAGGTACTGGGGTGCTGCTATATCACTGCCCGGACCCTCCTTGGAGACAGTCCTGTGGATGATCCCATAGAGGAGTTTCTGTTCATCGGCACAGGCCAGTTTCATCCCCTGGGAATCGCCCTGGCCACAGGAAAGAGGGTGATAGCAGCAGATCCGGTCTCAGGCGAGGTCTCCGAGATCGATCCCGATCCCATGCTCAGGAGGCGTTTCAGAGCCATCTCTAAAGCCTCGGAGGTCAAGGAATTTGCCGTCCTCGTCTCTAAGAAGCCCGGTCAGAGGAGAGTGGAGCTTGCAGAGAGGATGATGGCTCTGGGCAAGGCTCATGGCCGGAATATGTATCTGGTCTATATCGACAATATCGAGCCGGAGCTGCTGCTCAATTTAGGGGTGAAGGCCGCAGTCTCCACCGCCTGCCCACGGGTGGCGCTGGATGATGCTGCCAAATACAGAATTCCCATTCTCACCCCGCCCGAGTTCGAGGTTCTGCTGGGGGAGAGGTCTTGGGAGGAATACCAGTTTGATGAGATCGATGAGATCGATGTTAACCGATGTTGATCGATGTTAATCGATGTTGATCGATGTTGATCGATTTTGATCGATGTTGATCGATGTTGATCGATGTTGATCGATGAGATCGATATGCTGCAGAGAGTTTTTGGTCCGCCCTGGGATAATGCCTGCCGTCTCCCGGGGCCTCTCTCCCCTTCAGGGCCAATGGGGCATGGCTGCATAGACCAGTGATATTGAGCCCAGAGGAAGGCAGGCGGGTTCATGCAACAAATATTTATAATTGTATATCAATAAAAAATTTCACCCTCCTTCATTCTATGCGCGACGGAAGAGAACAGATCCCAAATCAGGTGCCCTGATGATATAATACGTACCTATGATTCCAGAACCCTTTTAAAGAAGGTTGGTCGTGCTTTCGCTCTGGCATATTGAAACCGTCATACCTGACCGGGCACCCATAAGGCATGAAAATAATAAAACCAAGGCACAAAGGCGTTTCCGAAGAGATCAATCACATGCAAGAGAGATCGCATCGATACGCCAGGCCTATTTTCGTATCAGTTACCACTATATGCATCCCTGCAGACGGCCAGGCCGGTGGCTGAATTGATGAATGATATGAGGCGCTGGCATTGTAAATCAGGCCCTGGAAAATGGTAATCCAAAGCGTTTTTATATGCCTTTGTACCCTGCTGTATTCCAACTGACTATGCTGCTAAAGGACTGCAGGACTCATTGGGCGAATCACAATCCAGGATTGATCCATTTTATTAATGCATAGCAGGAGTGGGGTGGAGAGTTTGGTGGGGAGATCACAGCTATATTGCCGGCCTACAATGAGGAGATATCAAGAGTAGCATTGTCCTGCGCACGCTCAAATACGCAGACCGGGTTATTGTGATAGATGACGGCAGCCTGGACCGTACCGCAGAGGTTGCCGCCCTGGCAGGGGCTCAGGTGCTACGCCATAAAGGTCAACCTTGGAAAGGGAGCAGCTCTCCAAGACGGGCTTCTCCTCCCTCAATGGCGATGCAGTCATTGTCACCATAGACACCGATGGGCAGCATGATCCAGCCGACATCCTCGCCTCGTGAATCCCATCCTGCAGGGAGAGGCGGATATGGTTAACGGCAGCCGCTATCTCAATGGAAATAAGAAGGATACGCCCGTATACCGGCGAATAGGTCAAAGAGTGCTGGATGTGGCCACGAATATTGCAGCGGCCTCTCGATAACCGGATACTCAGAGCGGATTTCGAGCTTTTGCCGGCGGACCAGGGCATATTCCGTTTCAATCAGAAGGGGCTGGCCCTAGAGAGCGAGATGCTGGCCGATGCTGCTGCCGCAGGCCTGCGCATCCAGGAGGTGGAGATCGGGGTGCGCTACGATGTGAATGGCTCCTCAGAGAACCCGGTAGCCCACGGGGTTAGAGTCCTGGTTAATGTTCTCAGGACATGCAGTTGAGAAAGCCGCTCATCTGCTTCACCGTTCCCGGCTCTCTTATGGCAGGGGCGGGCATACTGATGGCCCTGGAGTTCCTCAGATCCTTCGTTCACGGCGGCGGCATGCAGTATGGCCCGACCATGATCATGATCCTGCTCACCCTGTTCGGATCCTTTATGGCCTTGACAGGGATCATTCTTCATATCTTATCAATGGTTATGCATGAGTTCAAGAGGGAGCTGATTGCACAGGGAGGATTGAGAAGGGAGGGAAAGGCTTGAAACCAGCTCCGATAAGAGCGCTGCGAGGAGGTATGCAGGGCATATGAATGGATTAGCCAGTATAATAATAGTTCTTTACAATAGCAGTTATTATCTTGAAGCATGCATTGATTCCATCATGGCACAGAATTACCCTCATGAGATCATTGCCATCGATAATAATTCTACCGATGACAGTTGTCGTATCTTAAGAGAGAAATACCCCAATGTCAGATTGATTGAGAGCAGGGAGAATGTCGGCTACGGGGCAGGGAATAATGAGGGGGTTAAACATGCAAATGGCGAATACATCGTGGTGCTCAATCCAGATACCATAGTGGAGGGGCGATGGCTGCAGGAGCTCATCAAGCCCTTAAAAAGTGGGGACAAAATCATCACCACACCAAAAATCCTGACCTATAATGGCGAGGTTATCAATACCTGTGGAGCGATAAATCACTTTTCCGGCCTCTCTTTTACCAGAGGATTGGGTGATACATCAAGCACGCAATCTTGCCAAGAGCATATCAGCGGCTTCTCTGGATGCTCATTTGCCATCAGGCGGGAGCACTATATAAGCCTGGGCGGTTTTGATAAAAGTTTTTTTATGTATAATGAGGATGCCGATTTTTCCTGGAGGGCCAATCTCAATGGATTCAAAATCCTGTACATACCTTCATCTGTGGTCAGGCGACTATATATTAAAAATGACGCCCAAAAATTCTATCATCTGTAGAAGGGAAGATATACGATATTGAGAAAATATCTATCCACCAATTGCCTGCTGATGCTTGTTCCTTCACTATTGATTACGGAGTTGCTGACCTTTGGCTTTGCCTCAAGGCAGGGTGCAGAGTATTTATA
Coding sequences within:
- a CDS encoding glycosyltransferase family 2 protein, with protein sequence MNGLASIIIVLYNSSYYLEACIDSIMAQNYPHEIIAIDNNSTDDSCRILREKYPNVRLIESRENVGYGAGNNEGVKHANGEYIVVLNPDTIVEGRWLQELIKPLKSGDKIITTPKILTYNGEVINTCGAINHFSGLSFTRGLGDTSSTQSCQEHISGFSGCSFAIRREHYISLGGFDKSFFMYNEDADFSWRANLNGFKILYIPSSVVRRLYIKNDAQKFYHL